A genomic window from Plasmodium malariae genome assembly, chromosome: 10 includes:
- the PmUG01_10025200 gene encoding 40S ribosomal protein S24, putative → MADQFTIRVKKYMSNPLLRRKQFALEILHPNKGSVSKKEVKERLAKMYKLNNVNTIVLFGFKILFGGGRTKGFGLIYNSVDAVKKFEKKYRQIREGLITKENKPGRRAAKELKNRRKKVRGTEKTKVSGAKKK, encoded by the exons ATGGCTGACCAATTTACAATTCGTGTGAAAAAATACATGAGCAATCCACTCCTGCGTAGGAAACAGTTCGCTTTAGAAATATTACACCCCAATAAAGGATCAGTGTCAAAGAAAGAGGTTAAAGAAAGATTggcaaaaatgtataaattaaataatgttaacactattgttttatttggttttaaaattttatttggaGGGGGAAGAACCAAAGGTTTCGGTTTAATTTATAACAGTGTTGATgcagttaaaaaatttgaaaagaaATACAGACAAATAAGAGAAGGTTTAAtaacaaaagaaaacaaaCCCGGAAGAAGAGCAGCAAAGGAATTAAAGAACAGAAGAAAAAAG GTTCGAGGAACGGAAAAGACAAAAGTATCCGGCGCGAAGAAAAAATGA
- the COX10 gene encoding protoheme IX farnesyltransferase, putative, which translates to MLGKRLLRSAYVTKKGISIVEKNAVTNKKVKNKVLTVSECSSLYSTYIKGNSGTLKKESVVMLGANISKKEKYTKSAVEERLIDFYTKCISLDNKILQKEENIPNSGNHTNYPLFSITNNGNGKYSEYMYKLLHVPVARQGGVTRKKGESEMEAGVEAGNEAGFESVSLANSNRHKNGGGNILLLTHGSSPLFSSIDLKGEKLKEKTALVVKKLYKDASEKNKISVLKSNIKSYLELSKCKLTLWVTISSTFGYFMLGGSSTNEIYALAMGVFLCSSSANSFNQIIERNIDKIMKRTKKRPLVYNNKISLTHAKIFAFTSAVVGSLLLHFFNNPLTSYLGLFNIFLYACIYTPLKLITPYNTHVGSIVGSIPTLMGCTAVDQNLFLPEPWILFFTQFLWQFPHFYSLAYLYKEDYLKGKYKMFPLQDKQNGIYTAKLCRPYLILLSSLPFIFFFCGYTSYMYILTSLFPNLFILYKFQRIIEAPSKSNFRSFFKHSLWHIILLLALSAYHTQVPACKNKREHEGKHESEGEHKCKNGNTNDSFTNKIERNTCNMEGHNINKELSITKFKKKLLKFCVVFS; encoded by the coding sequence ATGCTTGGAAAAAGGTTATTGCGTAGTGCGTatgtaacaaaaaaaggCATAAGCATAGTTGAAAAAAATGCtgttacaaataaaaaggtaaaaaataagGTGTTGACTGTTTCAGAATGTTCTTCATTATATTCTACTTATATTAAGGGAAATAGCGGTACTCTGAAAAAGGAAAGTGTTGTAATGTTAGGTgcaaatataagtaaaaaagagaaatatacAAAGAGTGCAGTAGAGGAAAGATTAATAgatttttatacaaaatgtatttcattagataataaaatattgcagaaagaagaaaacatACCGAATAGTGGGAACCACACAAATTATCCTCTTTTTAGTATTACTAATAATGGGAACGGAAAATATtctgaatatatgtataaacttTTGCACGTACCTGTGGCACGTCAGGGGGGAGTTACACGAAAAAAAGGGGAATCAGAAATGGAAGCAGGAGTCGAAGCAGGGAACGAAGCAGGATTCGAATCCGTTTCACTTGCCAATTCAAATAGGCATAAAAACGGGGGGGGAAATATACTTCTGTTAACACATGGGAGTAGCCCCCTTTTTAGTAGCATAGATTTAAAGGgagaaaaattaaaggaaaaaacagcTTTAGTggtaaaaaagttatataagGATGCTagtgagaaaaataaaataagcgtattaaaaagtaatataaaaagttacCTAGAATTGtcaaaatgtaaattaaCTTTATGGGTTACTATAAGTAGTACTTTTGGTTATTTCATGTTAGGTGGTTCATCAACAAATGAAATTTACGCCTTAGCAATGGGTGTATTTCTTTGTAGTAGTAGTGCTAATTCATTTAATCAAATTATTGAAAGGAATATTGATAAGATAATGAAAAGAACTAAAAAAAGACCATtggtatataataataaaatatctttAACACATGCAAAGATATTTGCTTTTACGTCAGCAGTTGTAGGATCATTactattacatttttttaataatccATTAACATCTTACTTGggattatttaatattttcttatatgcatgtatatatactccTTTAAAACTTATTACTCCATATAATACACATGTAGGTTCAATAGTTGGTTCTATACCTACATTAATGGGATGTACAGCTGTTGAtcagaatttatttttaccagAACCATGGatactattttttacacAATTCTTATGGCAATTTCCCCATTTTTATTCTCTAgcgtatttatataaagaagatTACTTAAAagggaaatataaaatgtttcCACTACAAGATAAACAAAATGGCATATATACAGCCAAACTTTGTAGaccatatttaatattattatcttctcttccttttattttttttttttgtggatATACATCCTACATGTATATCTTAACCTCCTTATTTccaaatttatttattctttataaattCCAGAGAATTATTGAAGCCCCTTCCAAAAGTAATTTTCGTTCCTTTTTTAAGCACTCTCTTTggcatattattttactgcTAGCCTTGTCAGCGTATCATACGCAGGTGCCGGcgtgtaaaaataaaagagaacACGAAGGCAAACATGAAAGCGAAGGAGAacataaatgcaaaaatggAAACACAAATGACAGCTTTACTAACAAGATCGAGAGAAATACATGCAACATGGAGGGACATAACATCAACAAAGAGCTCAgtattacaaaatttaaaaagaaacttttaaaattttgcgTAGTTTTCTCCTAA